The following DNA comes from Anopheles arabiensis isolate DONGOLA chromosome 3, AaraD3, whole genome shotgun sequence.
CGTCCAGCAGGCACCGTCGTTGATCATCTCCTTGTTCGGTTCCTTCGGACACGGGGAGGCTTGAAACTGGATGATCTTTTCCTGCGACAGGCACAGGTACATCCGCTCCGTGTCCTTCATGTGAAAGGCGCACTTGTGCAGCTGCGAAACGGGATCGTCCGCCTCGAGCAGGGCCATCTGTTTGTCAACCTTGCGGATGACCAGTCGGGGCAGTGCCATGCCGGTCACAGAGCAGACCAGCTTCACCGTCGCACCGTAATGCACATAGCCATCGCGAACCTGCAGCGAAATGTAAAGAGTGGAGGAATAGTTGTTATCCAACTGGCAATTGTGTAAAATAGTTTACCACTCCCTAAACTCACCTGAAACTCTTCCGACTCACTCTCATTGTCGTCCAGCAGATGGATCGTGAAGGCACCCCACTGCGTCGAGCTGGCGTGAAAGTGTCCGTCCTCCACGTGCAGGTACCGCGTCGAGACGGTTTGCGACCGTAACCGATTGAACAGCGCCACCTTGGTGCCGCTCGCAATGCACAGATCTGCATTCTTGAGCGATTGCTTCTTCTTCGACGGTTTCGATATCACCTTGATGCGCTTCGACTGAAACACACCGATGTCGTGCCCGCTGCCGTAGAACATCTTCACCGACAGCATAAAGTGTTTGCGCTTGTCCGAGTCGGAGATGAAGAGCGTTTTGGCGGCACAGTACTGCTTCGGGTTGTTCAGGTCAAGCGGCTGCATCTCCTGCTCCGGGCTGCCGATACCGATGAAGGCACAAAGTTGGGTGGACTGTTCGCTTTCGCCCCGGCGCAGCATCTGCTCCTTGCGCAACCGCCAGCCCTCGCCGAACAGGTAGATGCAGGGCGGAGGACAGAAGAACCGCTTCTCGTTGCCGTACGACTTTTGGGCGacctggtggtgatggtggtggaataGAACGGATGGTGGAAATATCGATTACTAAATGGATTAGGTGAATGTACATTCAATTCGCAAATGGTTGTTTTAAGAAATAAATTTGTTTCAACCCCAAAGTGACACGTAATTTGCCGTTTATCTTGCATGATTCGATCAAGCATGGAATGAAGGAACTCTAAAATCATTTCAACAATGTGTTCGTCTTAAGATAGACAAGATGAAAATCATAAATtgataattcaatttaaaagacGATAAGCTCCGACCGATTTTctgatttattaaatttttcaatttttttaagttcataaaaacacaataaGTATTTATTATTGAGAAGAATAAGCGTCCTGCCTTTTTTGAACATAAAGAGTGAGTAAACTATTGCAGAAGAAGCTgctaaatttttaaataaaatgaaaaataaagataGGTCAGTGTTTCTCAAACCATTTGTAACCAGTTTTTCGACAAGCGTGGACTGCCAATTGAAAAAATCGGGTCGTATGCATAGTTAAAAAGAGAATCAATTTGAAAatagaaattttaaaatgagcaaacattaattaaaacgTAATAcgttaattaatttatatctCATCTTAGTACAGTTACAGGTCAGTTTCTAGTGTAAAACTTCAAGTTTGTAATCCAACGATCGCAAGTTGTTTTTTAACAACTGTCAGCTTGAGCAGCTGTgcagttgaaaaacatcttgcaagcGTTGAATAATGCTGTTCACATTGGAAACTGACTCAGAGAACAGTGGATACATGGGAAAGTAACaaaactcatcatcatcgttcaaAGGTATCTGTTTTACAGAAGTATTGAAGAAGGAAATAGCAGAATTATAATTAAGAAGCGATTAAAGCTACTTTAATGTATTTGCAACGCTCGATTCGCACTACTCCATGACAGTATAGTACAACTATGACCATAATAATTGTTGAGGAAACTCCATTGAAAATCAAACCTTTTATAAGAATaataattgataaaaaaaagatgttcAAAACAGGGGATTTCAAGACAGTTTCGAATGAGGAATaacgttgttattcaccgcttGCACGATGTTAATCCACAAcaatctgacatttcatttccatcaaaataatttttaatttcttcagcataattttcaacacatctcaagcaggattgagtttgacagttcttagTGATGTATTGAAAATCATATGTAAAGACTAAAATTTgtcagctgttgaaaaacatcttgaaggCGGTGAAGAATGATGAGCACATTTGGAAGTgacttcaaaaattaaaatatgatGACGCTCCAGAGAACTTTAGGGACTTCACGGAAActaaattttattaatttgtgcagccattattttaaatatattacTAAGGATTGTGCCCTGCGTTAATGTGTACTTTGAAATAAATgtattttgtgtaatttttggTTTCCATTTCTAAATATCTGCCATTTGagaacaaaatgcaaaaggTTTGGGAACCACTGATCTTCGGTCACgataataaattaaacgaTAAAGGAACGAAAtcaggtttaaaaaaaataaaaaaccaaagccaagattatttaaacattcaagcaacaatttaataataaaaacacttcTAGCCAACTCAAAGTACATTAACGCCGTTGGCAAACATCAAACATCTTTGAGTTCGGAATGGATGGTAAAGATTGCAACGATTAaagttgtgtgttttgcatgGCAGAGTTGaccatttttcatttattgacATGGGAATAGTAAGGAAAAAATGTCACACATTTgagcattaaaacaaaatcgcaAGTTTCCCACAACAGTAAATAAATCCCTTTGGAGAACAACAAGGTCCGCAACACAAATTAACCATCACCCGACCCGGAAAGAGGCGCTGGATTTACGTTGCCTATTTAACACATCTCTCCAACAAGAGAGCCTCACTAAAACCCAAACAAACGACCGACTGCATCAGCCCCATTGCGACGTTTCCTCGTAAATCGTTCACCCCAAACCCAACCGGCCGCAGTTTTAATGCTGGGCCACTGGGCTGGCTGACACGACCCACAGCCATCACTTAATTCAATCAGCTCAATCTAATGTCATTTCCTTCGATAAAAGTTTTCCCTCGCCAGTCTGATCAGTGCTGTATGTGTTCTTTTCCTCCCCTCCTCTCCTCCTCCGTCCGGCCTCTTCCCTTGGTCCCAGAGAGCCAATCTTCCCGTTTCTCACGCTACCATACCCGGtgtacaaaaaagagagaaacgcAATGCAATGCCGGGGAGAAGAAGTAAAGATGATTTGTTGccattaaaaatgtatataatCTTTCGGGccgcactgtgtgtgtgtctcagcGGCAAAAAGACTCTGTGTCCCCAGCAGCAGTGATTAAAGCTCGGCGCGTCCGGAATGGCTTAGATTTATGGCAATTATTTCTTCATCTTGTGTCGCGCCCCAACCAAGCGGTGATCGTGCAACAACTCAATCCCGAACAaaagtgcgttttttttctcacgaAAAACGAAAGGTGCCCCCGATAGCAAAAACCAACCGTTAACTacgaaaacaaattaaacatcgATCTTCTTCGCCCCGCCAAAGGCAGCCAAATTACTCAACCATTCTTCACGATTTCCCACCTCGGGGTAATGCGGCGTTGAAGTAAGGAAGTGGTGGAAGCTGGTGACAAACTAAGtggcacaacagcaacaacaaaatcggTAGTTAAATCAATCACTACTCTACGTGCACAGTGAAGTAGCTGGGGCCGTTGATTTTTGACTGCCTCTCTTTCATCATTATCCGGTCTGAGCATTCCAATCCCTCTTAATTCATCTCCCGCATTGGCGCGATTGggacaggggggggggggaaagagcACCGGTACGGATCCGATTCGGTTTGTTAAAATGTTCCCACCCTTTGGACAAGTGGCGGTGATGGCTGGGGATGGTAATTGTTGGCatcattttcacttttcccCGTCGTGCCTGATCCGTTGGACGACGACTGATCGGGAAAAGAATTTCAACACGGTTTGATTGGTCCGAAGAGCCTTAGTTCCCGGCATGGTGTGAACGAACATGAAACCAGGTGGAAATGTAGAGTCGCCTTTCACACACCAGCCACCACCAGCCACGGTCATAAAAGTGGTGTGTATGTGACGGCGGGGGATACGATGGATTTAGTACCGTCATCACGTCACCACCGCCGACGTCGATCATCACCGCGTTCGAACCAGCTGTTGTAAGTGTGATTGCTGTTGATCTTCACAACTGCCGTTTTACGGACGGCAATTTGTGGCATTGCAAAGTGGCTGCTAACGATGGTGGGCTAGAGCAAAAAGGTAAGGAAGTTGTTGGGCTGATATGACGTGAGGTGGGCAATATTCCGCAACATAATTATTTATCGGCTGTCAACAGTAATTTAGATTGTTTTAAATGACAAAATACGTTGAAGTGTGATAACGAAgctttaaattttatattttctttgaGTCGATGCATAAGATTATTAATTGTACACGATTGAAAAGTACGAAGAAACGAATCCTTAACAGCAACAAAAGAGCCTAATAAATGtagttgtttaaaaaaaaatgctatatTCTGGCAGTTACTTCcaaaatgtaatgaaaaatgactgcaaaatcaaactaaattaaaaaaaaacaaaacaaaaatgctagGAAATACACAGTTAAACACCAACGTAAACCAAAGTAATGGAAAATAGACATAATTGATGATAAATTTCCTTCTTCTGTTTAATtattagccggtctcgtagtacagtcgtcaactcgtacgacgctaacaacatgcccgtcatgggttcaatccccaaatagaccgcgccgccatacgtaggactgactatcctgctatggggggaatcaataagtcactgaaagccaagcccacaagtgggtacaggcaggccttgaccgacatcggttgttgagccaaagaagaagaagaagatgttgattgattaaaataatgcaaaatggGTTACTTTGCACAGAGCCTTAAACTTAGTAGATGAGATGCATACACAGAGTAGATGGTAGCATATTAACTTAATTTCATTAAgaatttgtttgcaatttgcCAGGATCtgcaaaatatttgcattattCAAAAGATGCTCCCCATAGCAACATACATAAACAATTGTATACTAATGAACAGTTCCCATTACCCACAGATATCTACAAAAATCGGTGCATACTCatttaaaaactttaaataaaaacatattaaaaacaCGTTTTTTAAAGGTGTTTCATTTAAAAGCATTAAGTagtagttttgattttttttgtatattttatcTAATAATCTAATATCGTTGGATGTTTCGTTAATTAGATTCATTCAACTACACATACAGTGGCGGCCACCTAATGTCGGACACCTCATATTTTCATCTATTATCTGCCTTAGAGGCCTAGGTTATTTAATACGTTGATGACCACCCAAACTAGTCGATTGACCTCAAATAACTAATATCAAATGATTTAAGAACCATCTTGGTCAATATTGGCATGCTACGTGGTCATTTTGACAAGCAATGAAGATTGTCCGACTTTCAGTGGACCGCATAAATTTCATAccttttatcacatttatgcATAGTGTTCAGAGTTTTCAAAAGATATCGGTCTGATTTTCTGTTGTCTGAGGACATAGCTGATGAGTGTCCGCACCGATGAATGAAAAGAGATCTCTGATAAGTGATCTAGAGAACTGTCTAGGATGCCGCAGTCATATAATAGGAGAATATAGAAGGTGTCCGACTTTAGGTGACCACCATTGTATCTCCAGAGTAATGATTGAAGTACCATGAATATGGTTACTTTCTTCAATAACTAAAagaattattacattatttgTCGCAAGAGCTTTCGTCTAATTTCTCCTCACCCAATCGGTGTTTTATATCTAATGGATATTTTCCCACGCTAAGGTTTCCCGAGACGTCCTCCAAAGATTTTGCCGATTTTAACACGCTGGCGCAGAGATCGTTCACGCTCCTCCACCCTTCATCCGATAATGAGTTCCACTGTACCCGCGTCCCACAGCAACCAAGCCCAACCGAATGCGGCAGCATCTACCAAATACCACAAACCAAAGCTCTTCACATCTTTTCCCCTGTATCAGCCACGTTTTACCTTCGCTTCCGGTGGGAAAAACGAAGCCCCGGAGCCGTTGACGTTTGACTTTTTCTATCGCCAAATCGATCACGACACTTCCACCAGCGTCTTCCACGACTGCCCCGCTCGCGTGCAAAAAGCCGGCAACTTCCCGTGTGCCTTCAAATCGAACATTAAAGAtgacaaatttatttttttcacatCAAAACTTCCCGCCGTTACTGTGGGCCGATTATAACCGTGGCTCCACACACATCTAATCTAGATAGTTGGTAGGGCGTTTTCTAAAAACCTCCGCCGGATAAGGCGGAATAGGAAATTAGACCCCAAGTGATATCTGCTTTTGGGAGGAAATCGATCGAAGCCGAAAATCGGAATTCCCCAAAATGTTAATTAGCGAGTCGTGGCGACCCGCTCGCTGCCTTTGAGGGTATGGTGGCGCTAACGGGATTAcgcttttttgtcttttagtCACATTCAGTCAACTATTTTGGCATGTTTTAGGCAACTAGGAATCTTTAtagtttttggatttttttgtacaagaaaacatttcaaatttcaataaataataattccaacaaacaaaatgctaaAAACCAGCATAGAAGAGCAGAACACCCTGACGGTGCAGGTGATCGTGGGAACTAATTTCTTTCTTCCGACGGTCCCCCTCCCATAGCATCAGGAAATCCGGATCCAACAGCCGGATCCGCACCGTCCCAACGAAATGAAAGGGCAATCGCTCCCTTGGGGACGgtgaaaaatcattaaaaacgaATCATCCGATACGATCcacccggggggggggggggggattgggAGCCCGAAAATGGACCTGGGAGGTTGTGAGGATTTGGAGCTCCGAGACTCAAAAATACATTAAACCTGACCTGAAGCTGGAAGGAACAGGAATTCCCGTCGGGGGGGAGATGAGAAATCTTGGACGCTGCAAAGATGACGATCAAGAAAACGATCgtcaaaggggggggggggggggggggaggggggggtagTGGTAGGCGAagggtggtgatgatgagcTTCGAACAGGTGGAAAATcatctctctcacacacacagaggatgAGTAGGTTTATATCGcggaaataaaagcaaaatgtGCGCAACAAGTCGTCGTCGAGATATTAGCgactaagaagaagaagggagaAGAACGTAGTACAACcctcatcacacacacacgcacggctGGAGCAGTAATTACCTTCGCATGCAGTATAACAATGACCATGTTGTTGCGATCGCGCAGATACTTTTCCATCGCGTCCCGCGTCAACCGCCGCTCCTCGATCTGACTGCGGAAGATGGGCGAGGTGGTCGGTCCCATGCCGGAACCGCCGTTGTTGTTCGGGGTCACCGGTATGACGGCGCCGGCGGCACCGAGCCGGGGCAGCAGCGCCCCGCTACCACCGTGGTGGGTCGGTGGGCTGGGCGGTGCCTGCCCGTACCCCGGGATGCCGTACTGGTGGGGCATtgtggtggcggtgctgctTTCTTCGATCGAGTGTCCGGGGGTCGGTCGGCGATTCGGTGGTTCGTTCCGTGATGATTCCGGGGTTGGGGCAGGTTTTACGTTGCTTCTACGTCTTTTTTACGGGGAAATATTCTCACAAGAGTTtatgtattgtttttattatgaacaatatttttaaaatgatttactCTCTTGGTGTGCAGTCCGAGAACCCGAAAGATAGCATGGAAAAAGCGGAATTCTCCAGGTGCTGTTGAACCTTTGACActtccccccacacacacagtgacagtTCACgacgtttgttgttgttttgattagGAACGCACACGGGAGTAGCGCAATCGTTTggccagattaatgccaactCAATCAAAGTAAGCCGGCAGCCTgcacacactggcacacacttttttctttttttcggtgaACACGGAGCGGGTGGGAAATGGATTTTCACCCGGGTGGGAATTACACACTAAGCAGCACGAAGTGGATCTTGGAATGGATACGTAGAGGCAGGTGGGAGGATTGATTTTATCACAATTAAACACGAAGCTTCCTCACACTctcactcacatacacatacactttttGCTCACTCTTCTTATCACTGATGTCACAGACGCGCGCGccacggacgacgacgacgcgatAATCACACGCGCGAGTTCTTTACCTATACACGAACGCGTCACTATCGCACACGCCAGCTGCACTATCACGACCCCAGCCCTTGACACTGTGATGAATGGGACGTGGAAcaacagagcgagagagagagagagtgaacgaTGCCACAAACACAGCTGggctcttcttttttcctccgTGTACATCCAGGCGGATGCGTTTCCCCGGTGCATCTGTGGTGCACGTTGGTGGTGCGCTGTTTTCTTTACAGAGACATTGCACGAGCGTTGCATCTACTGCAGCTTTCATCCGCCCGTGCAGCATCacccatcatcgtcatcatcatgccAAGCGGCAACGCAGTCACAAAAGAAACGTCAGTTAAATCCGTTGCCTTCGATGTCGGTAGTGTTATTATGCTTGTCTAATGCTCCCGATGCTCCGCTTATGCTCACTGTCACACGGGCGAACTCCGGAACGTGCGTAACAGggacagcacacacacgtacacccaATTGTTGCGAACTCACTCACGTATGCTTTTCACGCGGTTGCTGCGATTTGCCGGAAAGTTTgtcacgaacacacacacgcagttcGTGTCACGGGGCGCTGATACTTTCTTGCCGCATCACACCAAACAAGCGCGGCGCCTCTATTTCTATTCCAtttcagacacacacacacactgcgacACACACAGTTGGCCGTGCAAGTTGCCGTTGTTTTGCCCTCAGCTGTCACACGGCGGCTGCTGGTCCGAGGCGAGAAGAGAATAAAAGGTAAACACACGAACGCCGTGTGCAGAAGCGCTGCAAACTCCTCAACCTAACCTCACACTGTTGTTGCGGGAATGGTTTCACTTGGTGTTGGTGGCGTGCGTGCTGGAGTGCTCCGTGACATTCCAATTGTTTCCAAtagggaaatgttttccaattTCACCATCCACACGCGCCCGTACCGCACACCAAACTGACGGACGGTTGATATTAGCGGCGTCCCAACACgacagctgtgtgtgtgcgcgcgtgtgtatttACAGCAAAAGCAAGCGATGGACGCACACCGTCCTTGCGGGAGAAAACAATTTAGCCACACTTGCGGCCACTCGCACGCACTCACAACTGTTGTCCCGGGAGCGAAACAGTTCTATCAGACACGGACGACGGCGGCCACGACGTTACCCGTTTGCATCGCACTCACTTTATGAAAAGCGCCTTTCGCGTCAGCCGCGGAATCACAAACGGcgttttgctgctgatgctgctgtgcGTGTTAGTGTGAACGGGACGGAACGATAGTGCGCGCCGAAAGAGTGAGTGATTGAGAACGAGCGCGATCGTACGGGGTTTTGTAATGCGTGTGTCCCTTTGGGCAAGCTGTTGAATGAACGGATGAGATGtatgtggtgatggtgaaaggaagaaagagagagagagagagtgcagaGCTGGAACGCACAACACCTGTGAATTTCCCACGCACTTTTGCGGCCTTCGGCAAGCGATGcgggcgagaaagagagaccgCGGACCGTGGATGCGAGTGAGCGAGATGACAAGTGGTGCGCTTTTTGACAGTTTGGAAGTGTGCGTTTATAGGGCGGCGGGTTGAATGCTGTAAGTGTTTGCGGCACAGACACGGGGTACCGGCAAAAATCGCATGAATAGAATCGTTTTGCACGGAAGGATGTTCGGCGCGTGTGATTATGTAGCAGGAAAAAAGGTAGGAAGACACATTTAATCGATTTACAGTAAATTATTGAATTGTTAATAGTCAATGTGAAGCTGCGAGGTAGGTGAATGAGTTGGATTTTGAGTCTATTTTAAAGCTTTTAATGTCCAAACATTCTGTGTCTGTTCTtcagaaaatttaaattatcttGATTAATGATTAATTGCAAACAAAGGACACTACTACAAGAGTTGAACATAAATTCCATCAATTATCATTAATCATCGCTTTAAATGTTAAAGCAATCGGGCACTTTAAAGCATCTGAATGAACTCGTTCGCGCCCTCATTCTACCAGAACGTCGTTGCGAAGGCGAAAATGATGGTAGCTGATAACACCAGCGAGCCAATAAgtgagcaataaaaacaattaggAAAGTTCGAATGAGCCCTTGTAACGTGGCCCACTCCCGTGCCCCCACCCTGGTAACCGCACGCACGAGCGCCCTCCGTGGCCGAAACATTTGCAAGGAAAATCAATTCTCAAATCTCCCCCCACAACTCCGGTTTGTGGAAAAGTCGCCCACACCACGTTGGTCAAATTCATTGTCAGCGATAAAAAAAGCAGCGGCGGCTCGTAAAATGAAGAAGTTAAGAGCGTACGACGCGTACGCGATTGTACAGCACTTACGGCAAGAACGGAGTGTGGCACGCAAAGGGACCCCATCTCCCACCCTCAACCATCTCTACCCGCACCCGGCGTTCCCGGAGTGCCGTGCAGAAAAAAGGCGTGGGAAAATATCAATCTCCTGCACATGTGTGCCCTCTGCGCAGCCACGCCATCATCGTCGGGGCTCCTCTTCTCCCTTaggtttgcccttttttccctttggTTTCCTTCTGTTTCTTCCGCTTCCTCCCAGTTTGTTCGCTTTTTGTTCCCCTGTTTGCCGGCGTTGCGTCTGGCGAAAATGACACGGAAGAGAAGTGCGAAATACGCGAAGAAATCCTCCCTCTCCCAGCGCCAAGGTTACTGCTCGGAACCAACCCCCGATGTAATGGAAGGCGAGGTGCATTGCTGTTCAAATTCTTCAAACCAATTTCGTCATTAAACCAAACCAAGGGTCGAGTGAGTGGTTGCGGGTGGACGGACGGGGCTTCGGTTCTGGAAATTTTGTTGCTACACATTCCGGCGTCGATCGAAACGCAAAAAGGGTTGTTCACATGCACTTTACACTGAATTTGTGCCGGGAAAGTTGAGATCATGGAGGttggcttttgtgtgtgtgtgtttgtattccACTACCCGAATGGTGGGTTTTTGGAATATCATATCCATGCGGGTCATAGCTACAGGCGAAATATGCTTTCGTTCATCAGAACTTTGCTGTCTGAGCTGCTCTCTTCAACGTTCGATGGACGGGTGCACGATTTGCGTCCAGTTTTGCATTTTCCACCCGAAATGTGCAACGGTTCCCATGGACATGGAAATTGAATTCCAATGAACAAAAACTCCCATCATCATTGCCATTGGAGAGAAGATCCAGAGTCACATGAAGGACCCAGTGTCGTTTCGATGTCCTGGAATATGGCACCTGTTTGGACGTTTGCAACACGTGACACGACCAgcttgtttacaaacaaacacagatgCTCGCCTACTCTTCGCTCAACATCCTTTACTCGCTCCTACCACCCAACACTCCATTTCTAGGGCGACCATACAAACGCCTGCTATGATTCTCCAACACACCCGGACGAgtgttgcatttttatttgcttttctccTTTGTCTTGCCCGTTCCTTGGAACCCTTTTCAGGTCACATTGTTTTAATGTGTCCAGGTCGTCCAGGGAggagtgtgagtgagtgtgccGAGGTGGGTCTTTAATTTTTAAAGggtccatccaccctcacgaCTCATCCTTTCGCAGCGCGGCCTTCGACAGTAGTGCTTGataatttattcataaatGCTTTGGAGCTTTCCTTGCCGCTTCGGTCCTTGGTCTGAGGCATTACAAAAGGGAAGAAGCCCTTTCTTTCTTCGTTCTCGGATTCTTAGGGCGGGTAGGATTGTCTTCCGCGCTTCGTCAACCGCGCGGTTCTTCCGCGTAGGTCTTCCTTCCCACATTCCACTGTGTCTGGCATGGGCGACGTTCACGACTCtaaacacacacgttttcCACTCCCGTATCTTTGTCTGCCCTGGAACCCTCTTCTTACCAAATGGCCTTCGTGTGGATGAACACACCGAAGTTCGCGGCCTGCCTGTCGGCTCACTCACGCAACCGGGGCATTACCTTCGCGTCTTCCCACTCGCCTGTGTCGTTGTTCATGCGAGATGAACGCTTCTTGGCGTTTCCCTACGTTTTCCCTTTTATTCGGTGTTTCTATCCCCACCATTTCACCAACACTCGATCAGCGTCTTGGACGACTCGCTGTCGATTGCCTCTTTGTACAGCGCGCTCTCCTACACACTCCCCCTCCTGGTCGACCGGTTCTGGGCTGCTCTACGACACGTTCAAGCGCCACAGTTGCGAAAGTTCCCACGGTTCCCACAATGTAAATGTATACGGAATGAATATTTTCCGTACGAAGCCAACTGTGAAACGACCGACGAATCCCGTACTCCCGGCCCTAACCTAAAGGGGGATGGTGATGTGATCATCGGGTTGCTCTTCTCCTTCATGTTGCCACGCaaccatgatgatgatgatgctcacGGCTGAAGAGTGtactgttgtttttgttttgatgttttatgaTGGACATTGCTGAATAATATGCCCAGGAGTCAATCAGAGGAGGGTTTACTGGAGTTCTGAAGTTGTTAGTGTTGGATGGTAGGATATGTGGTTCAAAGTCAGTATCATTAGGAGAAGTATTAATTCCAGGAATAATGCAGTCAAATTGGATTCAAAAGAatgatataaaataaaatatcaacaaaacattccAGAGAAGATGGAATTGACTACAAAGGATGTAGTAGGAGGACAATATCAAAACATGTAAGGACATGTTTTCAGACCGTTTCTTCATCGAAACtatttgtttatgttgtgtttatgaatttaatgttttctcCAATTAATCTTTTAATAccaaatttatttcaatttttactacatattaatattaaacatatttctCTTATATGACACAAACATATCCAATTTGAAAGAAATTAGGAATAAATTTGATAGAAAATATTTGAtagaaataatattttaatttaattttgcacGTTTTGTCATTTTTCACTTCATAAACTCCCTTCCAAGCGTCATAAATTCGTACTCAACATCAATCGATACTGACTTGCGACCCACATATCGTACCACCCTTCGGTGATGATTCAGGAGCTCTACCCAACATCCTGCATGGATGTAACTTCATCATTGTCCATCATAAAACATCACAACATTCGGCTCctatcaacaaaaacaacaacacgctcTTCAGCCgtgagcatcatcatcatcatcatcatggttGCGTGGCAACATGAAGGAGAAGAGCAACCCGATGATCACATCACCATCCCCCTTTAGGTTAGGGCCGGGAGTACGGGATTCGTCGGTCGTTTCACAGTTGGCTTCGTACGGAAAATATTCATTCCGTATACATTTACATTGTGGGAACCGTGGGAACTTTCGCAACTGTGGCGCTTGAACGTGTCGTAGAGCAGTCCAGAACCGGTCGACCAGGAGGGGGGAGTGTGTAGGAGAACGCGCTGTACAAAGAGGCAATCGA
Coding sequences within:
- the LOC120899976 gene encoding recombining binding protein suppressor of hairless, coding for MPHQYGIPGYGQAPPSPPTHHGGSGALLPRLGAAGAVIPVTPNNNGGSGMGPTTSPIFRSQIEERRLTRDAMEKYLRDRNNMVIVILHAKVAQKSYGNEKRFFCPPPCIYLFGEGWRLRKEQMLRRGESEQSTQLCAFIGIGSPEQEMQPLDLNNPKQYCAAKTLFISDSDKRKHFMLSVKMFYGSGHDIGVFQSKRIKVISKPSKKKQSLKNADLCIASGTKVALFNRLRSQTVSTRYLHVEDGHFHASSTQWGAFTIHLLDDNESESEEFQVRDGYVHYGATVKLVCSVTGMALPRLVIRKVDKQMALLEADDPVSQLHKCAFHMKDTERMYLCLSQEKIIQFQASPCPKEPNKEMINDGACWTIISTDKAEYQFYEGMGPVRTPVTPVPIVNSLHLNGGADVAMLEITGDNFTPSLQAWFGDVEAETMYRCAESLLCVVPDISQFRGEWSWVRQPTQVPISLVRNDGIIYATGLTFTYTPEPGPRPPCPGAEDVLRRGSTAGSLGVVANANTSNNNSNSSNNSNSASVVNQQPAAAAGALPSIADVSWSSHGGGLP